A single Lactuca sativa cultivar Salinas chromosome 8, Lsat_Salinas_v11, whole genome shotgun sequence DNA region contains:
- the LOC111896060 gene encoding peroxisome biogenesis protein 6, protein MVGRRKPLVLSSTKSLLNSVLNSSHKEKINGIDGALVNKYSLGDGDGDAPTMLQLRAGILRLSEDKLGKKVASLDDAALIGLSTSLLKRLLITSGSLVIVKNVDSQIQRISQVVALDPPSVHDITSHNESLSYDSSYAMLAFPSCSFPTINHVPLATEVAYVSPLLAFNLGLHTSCLRLLLHHGETKLASLFETKQENEPNEDFSINLDIEPLTKSPRYASHLRVSFVKIPECGTIGSLVGTSSIETENRQEKIDLALNEYFSIDRCLARGDVFSICINWNCKSAICIPCSQKKQNDTNLYFKVVAMEPSNEPILRINRAQTALVLAASTPSALPPDLLLSGSRGFAPLHQDTVKTLASIITPTLCPSALSSKFRVAVLLFGLPGCGKRTVVKHVASQLGLHVVEYSCHDLLASSERKASSMLAQAFSAARRYAPTILLLRHFDAFSNLSSNDGSQNDQVGMNSEVASVIREFTEPSRQADDYEDEEEEEAEHMNTINTHPVLLVAAADNSEGLPPTIRRCFSHEMKMGALTEDQRVEMLSQSLHLIPELVPDTCTEDVVKDMVGQTSGFMPRDIRALVADAGSSLIPINGSSFEKLGDSKEFMVKALERSKKRNASALGTPKVPNVKWEDVGGLEDVKKSILDTVQLPLLHKDLFSSGLRKRSGVLLYGPPGTGKTLLAKAVATECSLNFLSVKGPELINMYIGESEKNVRDIFQKARAARPCVIFFDELDSLAPARGASGDSGGVMDRVVSQMLAEIDGLNDSSQDLFIIGASNRPDLIDAALLRPGRFDKLLYVGVNSDPSYRERVLKALTRKFKLHEDVNLYEIAKKCPPNFTGADMYALCADAWFHAARRKVLDADADPTSMKDEVDSVVVEYEDFVMVLVELSPSLSLAELRKYELLRDQFQGTGTSSK, encoded by the exons ATGGTGGGGAGAAGGAAGCCTCTCGTGCTTTCTTCTACAAAATCACTTCTCAATTCCGTGCTCAATTCATCccataaagaaaaaataaatggAATTGACGGTGCTTTGGTTAACAAATACTCCCTCGGCGACGGCGATGGCGATGCACCGACTATGTTGCAATTGCGTGCGGGTATTCTTAGGTTGTCTGAGGACAAATTAGGCAAGAAGGTGGCTTCTCTAGACGATGCTGCCTTGATTGGACTTTCTACATCGCTTCTCAAAAGGCTACTGATTACCTCCGGTTCACTG GTAATTGTTAAAAATGTGGATTCCCAGATACAAAGAATCAGTCAAGTTGTGGCTCTTGATCCTCCCAGTGTTCATGATATCACATCTCACAACGAATCACTCTCATATGATTCTTCATATGCAATGCTTGCATTTCCTTCATGTAGTTTCCCTACAATTAATCATGTTCCATTGGCTACAGAAGTTGCTTATGTCTCTCCTCTTTTAGCATTTAATCTTGGTTTGCATACCTCATGCTTGAGACTGCTTCTTCACCATGGAGAAACAAAATTGGCTTCTTTATTTGAGACTAAACAAGAAAACGAACCGAATGAGGACTTCTCTATTAACCTAGATATTGAGCCTTTGACAAAATCACCAAGATATGCCTCACATTTGAGGGTATCTTTTGTAAAGATACCAGAATGTGGTACCATTGGTTCTCTTGTAGGAACTTCATCCATTGAAACTGAAAATCGTCAGGAAAAGATCGATCTGGCCTTAAATGAGTACTTTTCCATAGATAGATGTCTTGCCAGAGGTGATGTTTTCAGTATCTGCATCAATTGGAACTGCAAATCAGCCATATGCATTCCTTGTAGCCAAAAGAAACAAAATGATACCAATCTATACTTTAAG GTGGTTGCAATGGAACCTTCAAATGAACCGATTCTTAGAATCAATCGTGCCCAAACTGCCCTTGTGCTTGCAGCAAGTACTCCATCTGCTCTTCCTCCGGATCTTTTACTTTCTGGATCAAGAGGTTTTGCACCTTTACATCAAGACACAGTAAAGACCCTGGCCTCTATTATCACACCAACGTTATGCCCATCAGCACTTTCATCAAAATTCAGGGTTGCTGTTCTTTTGTTTGGTTTACCTGGTTGTGGGAAAAGGACTGTTGTAAAGCATGTTGCTTCTCAACTTGGGCTGCATGTGGTTGAGTATAGTTGTCATGATTTACTTGCATCTTCAGAGAGGAAGGCTTCTTCCATGTTGGCTCAAGCTTTCAGTGCAGCTCGTAG ATATGCACCAACTATTCTTCTGCTGCGCCATTTTGATGCTTTCAGCAATTTGAGCTCTAATGATGGTTCACAAAATGATCAAGTTGGTATGAATTCTGAAGTTGCATCTGTCATCAGGGAATTCACCGAGCCATCTAGACAAGCTGATGattatgaagatgaagaagaagaagaagcagag CATATGAATACGATTAATACCCATCCCGTGCTGCTAGTTGCAGCTGCTGATAACTCTGAAGGGTTGCCACCTACAATTAGGCGTTGTTTCAGCCATGAAATGAAAATGGGAGCTTTGACTGAAGACCAGAGAGTCGAAATGCTATCCCAGTCACTTCACCTTATCCCTGAATTGGTTCCAGAT ACTTGTACAGAGGATGTTGTAAAAGATATGGTTGGACAGACATCAGGTTTCATGCCAAGGGATATTAGGGCTTTAGTTGCTGATGCTGGTTCAAGTTTGATTCCTATTAATGGCAGTAGCTTTGAGAAGTTGGGTGACAGCAAAGAATTCATGGTCAAAGCTTTGGAGCGGTCAAAGAAAAGGAATGCATCGGCTTTGGGGACTCCCAAG gtcCCTAATGTTAAGTGGGAGGATGTTGGTGGGCTGGAAGATGTGAAAAAATCTATTCTTGATACAGTTCAG CTCCCCCTTCTGCATAAAGATTTGTTTTCATCTGGGCTACGTAAGCGCTCTGGTGTTCTTCTTTATGGCCCTCCTGGTACAGGgaaa ACGTTGCTGGCCAAAGCTGTTGCAACCGAATGTTCTCTTAATTTCTTAAGTGTCAAAGGGCCCGAATTAATCAACATGTACATTGGAGAGTCAGAGAAAAATGTACGCGACATATTTCAGAAG GCTCGAGCAGCCCGTCCATGTGTCATCTTCTTTGATGAACTGGATTCTCTTGCTCCAGCCAGAGGTGCTTCCGGTGATTCTGGTGGAGTTATGGATCGTGTAGTTTCTCAG ATGCTTGCAGAGATCGATGGCCTGAATGATTCATCCCAA GACTTATTCATAATTGGAGCAAGCAATAGACCAGATCTTATAGATGCAGCACTTTTAAGGCCTGGTCGTTTTGATAAGCTACTGTATGTTGGAGTCAATTCAGACCCATCTTATCGGGAGAG GGTTCTAAAAGCACTGACCAGGAAATTTAAGTTGCATGAAGACGTGAATCTATATGAAATAGCAAAGAAATGTCCCCCAAATTTTACTGGTGCAGACATGTATGCCTTGTGTGCAGATGCTTGGTTCCATGCTGCAAGGCGCAAG GTTTTAGACGCTGATGCAGACCCAACTTCCATGAAGGATGAAGTCGATTCTGTGGTTGTTGAATATGAAGATTTTGTGATG GTGTTAGTAGAGCTCTCTCCCTCACTTTCTCTAGCCGAGCTCAGAAAATATGAGTTACTCAGAGATCAATTTCAAGGAACCGGAACCTCTTCAAAATAA